A stretch of DNA from Mucilaginibacter daejeonensis:
TTGTATCACACGTGGAGTGGTACGATCAAGTGTTTGAGTGCTCAAACCCAAAGTGGTCAGGTAGTGCTCGGTAGCGTTGAACACGTCGCCACCCTTACGCATATCCAACAGGAATGACAGCGAGAAGGTCTTGTAAGTAAAGTTGTTGGTTAAACCGATGCTAAAGTTAGGGTTACGGTCATAACCACCTGCAATGTTCACGGTAGAACGTACCGGCAAACCAGTGGTCGGGTTGATCAGGATCTGGCCGGCGTTGTTACGAATGTAAAAAGTACCGGTAAGGTTACGGGTAGATGAACCCAGGATCACACCATTACGGATACTGTTGTACAGGTAAGTATCAGAGCTGTATGATTCGGTCACACCAGCAGGTAAAGCGGTCACGATACCTTTATCGGCAAAGAAGTTAGCCAAAACGTTCCAGCTGAACTGCCTGCCCACGAAAGGTGTACCACGCAGGGTAAGCTCGATACCCTTATTTAAGGTCTTGGCACCGTTACGGTTGAACAGAATGAAACCAGTGGCGTAGCTAAAGCGCAGGTCGTTGGTGATCTGATCGCTGGTGGTCTTGCGGTACAAGGTCAGGTCTAAACCTAATCTGTCATTCAGGAACGATAACTCGGTACCCACCTCGAACGATTTAGCGAACTCTGGTTTAAGGGTTGGGTTATCACCAGTAAAGCCGTAACCATAACCACCGCCAACAGTAGATTTACTTTCGTAGGTCGATTTGTAAGCGTATGGTTTAGTGTCCTTACCTACTGCTGCAAAGGCCGCACGGATCTTACCCGAAGTAAAGATGCTGCGTAATCCTTTAAAGGCATCGGTGAACACAAAGCTGGTAGATACCGATGGATAGTAGAACGAGTAACGACCGCCTTCGAATGGAATGGTAGAGGTACGGTCATTACGTAAAGTACCGGTCACATATAAGTAATCGTTGTAGTTGAAGGTCACTTTACCGAAGAAGCTGGCTAACCTGCGTTGAGTGATGGTGGTACGGGCGTTCTTGCTGCCTGGTGCACCGTTGTTCAACGACACGAAGTTAGGGTCAAGGAAGTTCTCCATGTAGCCTGCGTCAGCGGTCGATTTCCAGTCAAGCAACGAGTTACCTAAAGTTGCATCAACTTTCAAACCTTTGGCAATAGTTTGCGGAGTAAGGTTCAACAAGTTCTGCATGGTAAAGTTGCGGTTCATATCATCAAGCACATCCAATATACCATTGCGAGAGTATCCTGACGCACTTTCAGGGTGCCTCATCACCATGTAACGGGTGGTGTAAGCATCTATACCCATGTTGGTCTTGAAGTTCAACCACTTGAATGGAGTGATCGTTAAGCCAACGTTGGTCGTGATCCTGTCGTTCTTGGTATTATTGATGTTCTTGTTGATGCTGAAGTATGGGTTATCCAACTCGGTCAAACCTAATGTACCGATCAGCCCCAGCGTACGGCGGGTGCCTGATGGATTCAGATAGTTTTGAGCATCGTCGGTGCGTGGCCATGAAAGTAAAGCCAATAACGGACCGTTAGAACCTTTTAAAGGCTGGTCGTTACTTGAGTTGCTATAGGTCATGGTCAAGTCGGTCTTCAACCACTTGTTCACGATAGCTTGTGAAGCACCTGTGATGTTCAACCTTTTGTATTGTGAATTTGGCACCACACCGTTCTGATCAACGTAAGAAGCTGACAAACGGTAGTTGATATTGTTGGTACCACCCGAAGCCGATAAGTTATGGTGCTGAGTGAAACCGGTCTTGAAGAAATTACCTACGTTATCATAGAACTTAGTACCAGCTGCCCATTCCGGACCAAAGTACTCGTAACCACCGGCCAACGAGGCCAGCACGTTGCCCGAGCCGTTAACACCTAACCCATAAACGTTTTGGATCTCTGGTGCTTTACGCAGCATCTCGACCCTAAAGCTGTTGCTGTAGTCGATCTGGCTGGTACCGGCTTTACCT
This window harbors:
- a CDS encoding SusC/RagA family TonB-linked outer membrane protein — protein: MKKLLSILFFLLCLSSTVVLAQSRITGKVTSGDDGQPLPGVTIKVKGSNQATQSGLAGDYSINAKAGQTLVFSFVGYFTQEKPVTADGATINVQMGPDSKNLNEVVVTALGQTTQKRTLGTSQQTVKGADIANTQRENFINSLQGRVAGVEVTSSSGVPGASSSITIRGVSSISGSNQPLFVVDGLPIDNKTISTAAFASDAPGSTTAFSNRGLDFSNRGADINPEDIESVVVLKGPEAAALYGIDAGNGAIVITTKRGKAGTSQIDYSNSFRVEMLRKAPEIQNVYGLGVNGSGNVLASLAGGYEYFGPEWAAGTKFYDNVGNFFKTGFTQHHNLSASGGTNNINYRLSASYVDQNGVVPNSQYKRLNITGASQAIVNKWLKTDLTMTYSNSSNDQPLKGSNGPLLALLSWPRTDDAQNYLNPSGTRRTLGLIGTLGLTELDNPYFSINKNINNTKNDRITTNVGLTITPFKWLNFKTNMGIDAYTTRYMVMRHPESASGYSRNGILDVLDDMNRNFTMQNLLNLTPQTIAKGLKVDATLGNSLLDWKSTADAGYMENFLDPNFVSLNNGAPGSKNARTTITQRRLASFFGKVTFNYNDYLYVTGTLRNDRTSTIPFEGGRYSFYYPSVSTSFVFTDAFKGLRSIFTSGKIRAAFAAVGKDTKPYAYKSTYESKSTVGGGYGYGFTGDNPTLKPEFAKSFEVGTELSFLNDRLGLDLTLYRKTTSDQITNDLRFSYATGFILFNRNGAKTLNKGIELTLRGTPFVGRQFSWNVLANFFADKGIVTALPAGVTESYSSDTYLYNSIRNGVILGSSTRNLTGTFYIRNNAGQILINPTTGLPVRSTVNIAGGYDRNPNFSIGLTNNFTYKTFSLSFLLDMRKGGDVFNATEHYLTTLGLSTQTLDRTTPRVIQGVLQDGRENSANPTPNNIVITPNTQNTYYTSMSEELFIQKRINWIRLKDVTLSYRLPDKLIKRQNFVKNASVFLTGTDLFILTNYKGLDPIVSGNTAAVGGSGGQGIDFGNFPIPIGINFGVKVSL